One Brassica napus cultivar Da-Ae unplaced genomic scaffold, Da-Ae ScsIHWf_156;HRSCAF=284, whole genome shotgun sequence genomic region harbors:
- the LOC125597874 gene encoding uncharacterized protein LOC125597874: MNQDEWVGTLRYAGKAQDKVSVDTLMLRYRPIAPKPTTGQPCDAGDNNKNNSYGMNKRTKRKYVRVSKNNNTTCRGKNRSDLSDDGEQTGVVTLQLMPEKSDLTSDYTPLDPMVKTITGEETRETNTWTMFNGGGTAEVETWVTVKSVTGVCDGSSSFHGVKCTDAEMVDKLSKDTCPAFVSDASNRVVWVNEAYRRNISGEDPSSLSLPDVTVWLVMEESTVAMYCNYRAFTCRVRMQYTWQETKYTKTVPCDVWKMEFGGFAWRLDTTAALTLWL, from the coding sequence ATGAATCAAGATGAGTGGGTGGGAACGCTAAGATACGCCGGTAAGGCGCAGGATAAGGTTTCCGTTGACACTCTCATGCTCCGTTACCGTCCGATCGCTCCAAAACCGACGACTGGTCAGCCATGCGATGCAGGAgacaacaacaagaacaacTCATACGGTATGAACAAACGAACCAAACGGAAGTACGTTAGGGTTTCAAAGAATAACAACACCACGTGTCGAGGAAAGAACAGATCTGACTTGTCTGATGATGGGGAACAAACTGGAGTCGTGACACTTCAACTCATGCCGGAAAAATCTGATCTTACAAGCGACTACACACCGTTAGATCCGATGGTGAAAACGATAACCGGAGAGGAAACACGAGAAACCAACACGTGGACCATGTTTAACGGAGGCGGCACGGCGGAGGTGGAGACGTGGGTGACGGTGAAGTCCGTTACCGGCGTATGTGACGGTAGTTCTAGTTTCCATGGGGTGAAGTGTACGGACGCTGAGATGGTGGATAAACTAAGTAAGGACACGTGTCCAGCGTTCGTATCGGATGCCTCGAACCGGGTGGTTTGGGTCAACGAGGCTTACAGGAGAAACATTTCCGGTGAAGATCCGTCATCGTTGTCGTTGCCGGATGTTACGGTGTGGTTGGTGATGGAGGAGTCGACGGTGGCGATGTATTGTAACTACAGAGCTTTCACGTGTAGGGTGAGGATGCAGTACACGTGGCAGGAGACAAAGTACACCAAAACGGTGCCGTGCGATGTGTGGAAAATGGAGTTTGGTGGCTTTGCATGGAGGCTAGACACAACAGCTGCTCTAACTCTCTGGCTTTAA